Proteins found in one Hippopotamus amphibius kiboko isolate mHipAmp2 chromosome 12, mHipAmp2.hap2, whole genome shotgun sequence genomic segment:
- the ASXL1 gene encoding polycomb group protein ASXL1 isoform X1, translating into MKDKQKRKKERTWAEAARLVLENYSDAPMTPKQILQVIEAEGLKEMSVIIVLFVLFCFYGLFPVMLLSVLLLDRYAYRSGTSPLACLNAMLHSNSRGGEGLFYKLPGRISLFTLKKDALQWSRSPAAVEGEEPEDTADVESCGSNEASTVSGENDESQSRPLSNPRDSYRASSQANKQKKKTGVMLPRVVLTPLKVNGAHVESASGFSGRHADGESGSPSSSSSGSLALGSAAIRGQAEVARDPAPLLRGFRKPATGQMKRNRGEEIDFETPGSILVNTNLRALINSRTFHALPSHFQQQLLFLLPEVDRQVGTDGLLRLSSSALNNEFFTHAAQSWRERLADGEFTHEMQVRIRQEMEKEKKVEQWKEKFFEDYYGQKLGLTREESLQQNLGQEEAEIKSDLRVSGESTRPQRGPATRQRDGHFKKRSRPDLRTRARRNLYKKQEPEQAEIAKDTQSMAPDTPLYKDVEAKTDAAGVGGPHPPGASSAAPSPESSEFPAETAASRLQPNLDDLVRVSASPDRIPSLPQEPVDPEPKDQKRKSFEQAASASFPEKKPRLEDRQSFRNTIESVHAEKPQPTKEEPKVPPIRIQLSRIKPPWVVKGQPAYQICPRIVPITESSCRGWTGARTLADIKARALQVRGARGHHCHREAATAAIGGGGGPGGGGGGATDEGGGRGGGSGDGGEACGHPEPRGAPSPPGECASDLQRTQLLPPCPLNGEHAHPGTATCRAGREDLASLRKESCPRQRVPDGLRDGLEDASQLPVAPTGDQPQQALPPLPSKTPEPERLAEQPALHPEGRTECGSGGTSWERSDEEQGPTIPTENSPGQALAGDVGLGEGTGQALDSDSNLTVKDPVNVTPSSIPESSLAGCLQDRPLDDKSGLDGSGPPTRESTTSQENLKMEAPVSTGAAPWIPGLLNDEAVGQPEPTLREDVLSVKPQVGEEWEKAAPLIVASPGGLTAEEGLDPPDSLASLWIVPAQGCIDSTSRDRRWLEGEKPKINGDSEALSPHSESTDTASDFEGHFSEDSSEAEPREATVPKTSSAVEQGERRDGNRSASLSKARGDLSLVTRTDGMVAPQSWVSRVCAVPPKVPDSLLPASTEYQPRPLSLGRPVASVEATNPLVLQLLQGSLPLERVFPPAHGGSKPTSPRFPLPKEQNHGGALGVGSLQDPGESSCEVGRSSPSSSRASKEALLPESREASAGLARLEATTQVPGGPPNISKNARSLDSLYPVTSPTASGKVEEVDSKKQFSPFSCEDRKEARDLSQCSNSSADPGMSLRNLTTSRAPCFSSPNVVSLGSDQAGRALDDQNSAGGQGKKLFGSKDEAAALECPRPVEPAPLSASAPPAFPSRKSGPGKNSVSGGVQTAREDWAPKPPPASVGSIKSEKTFGGGPLKANAENRNAAGPGPRELVDHLQGMPFVLDLPFWKLPREPGKGLSQPLEPSSIPSQLNIKQAFYGKLSKLQLSSTSFNYSSGSSTFPKGLAGSVVQLSHKANFGASHSASLSLQMFTDSSTVESISLQCACSLKAMIMCQGCGAFCHDDCIGPSKLCVLCLVVR; encoded by the exons AAGGATGCCCTGCAGTGGTCTCGCAGTCCGGCTGCAGTGGAGGGAGAGGAGCCAGAGGACACAGCTGATGTGGAGAGCTGTGGATCTAATGAAGCCAGCACTGTGAGTGGTGAAAATGATG AATCTCAGAGTCGGCCTCTTTCCAATCCCAGGGACAGCTACAGAGCTTCCTCACAG GcaaacaagcagaagaaaaagacCGGGGTGATGCTGCCTCGAGTTGTCCTGACTCCTCTGAAGGTAAACGGGGCCCACGTGGAATCTGCATCAG GGTTCTCAGGCCGCCACGCCGATGGCGAGAGCGGCAGCCcgtccagcagcagcagcggctctCTGGCCCTGGGCAGTGCTGCTATTCGTGGCCAGGCTGAGGTCGCCCGGGACCCTGCCCCGCTCCTGAGAGGCTTCCGGAAGCCAGCCACAG GTCAAATGAAGCGCAACAGAGGGGAAGAGATAGATTTTGAGACGCCTGGGTCCATTCTTGTCAACACCAACCTCCGGGCCCTGATCAACTCTCGGACCTTCCATGCCCTGCCGTCCCACTTCCAGCAacagctcctcttcctcctgcctgaaGTGGACAGACAG GTGGGGACCGATGGCCTGTTGCGTCTCAGCAGCAGTGCACTGAACAATGAGTTTTTCACCCACGCGGCTCAGAGCTGGCGGGAACGCCTGGCTGATG GTGAATTCACTCATGAGATGCAAGTCAGGATACGACaggaaatggagaaggaaaagaaggtggAACAATGGAAAGAAAAGTTCTTCGAAGACTACTATGGACAGAA ATTGGGTTTAACCAGAGAAGAGTCATTGCAGCAGAACTTGGGCCAGGAGGAGGCTGAAATCAAGAGTGACTTACGTGTCTCAGGAGAATCAACACGACCGCAGCGTGGCCCGGCTACCCGGCAGCGAGATGGGCATTTCAAGAAACGCTCTCGGCCAGATCTCCGAACCAGAGCCCGAAGGAATCTGTACAAGAAACAGGAGCCAGAACAAGCAGAGATTGCTAAAGACACGCAGTCTATGGCACCAGACACCCCCCTCTACAAGGATGTGGAGGCTAAGACCGATGCAGCAGGGGTGGGCGGGCCCCACCCGCCTGGCGCGTCCTCCGCAGCACCCAGCCCAGAGAGCTCTGAATTCCCAGCGGAAACTGCGGCTTCCCGGCTCCAGCCTAATCTAGATGACCTGGTGCGTGTCTCCGCGTCTCCAGACAGGATTCCCAGCTTGCCTCAGGAGCCCGTGGATCCGGAACCCAAGGACCAGAAGAGGAAATCCTTTGAGCAGGCGGCCTCTGCATCCTTTCCCGAAAAGAAGCCCCGGCTTGAAGATCGTCAGTCCTTTCGTAACACAATTGAAAGTGTTCACGCCGAAAAGCCACAGCCCACCAAAGAGGAGCCCAAAGTCCCGCCCATCCGG ATTCAACTTTCACGTATCAAACCACCCTGGGTGGTTAAAGGTCAGCCCGCTTACCAGATATGCCCCCGCATCGTCCCCATCACGGAGTCCTCCTGCCGGGGCTGGACTGGCGCCAGGACCCTTGCAGACattaaagcccgtgctctgcaggtCCGAGGGGCGAGAGGCCACCACTGCCATCGAGAGGCGGCCACCGCTGCCATCGGAGGGGGGGGTGGCCCGGGTGGAGGTGGCGGCGGGGCCACCGATGAGGGAGGTGGCAGAGGCGGcggcagtggtgatggtggtgaggcCTGTGGCCACCCTGAGCCCAGGGGAGCCCCGAGTCCCCCTGGAGAGTGTGCGTCAGATCTACAGCGAACACAACTACTGCCGCCTTGTCCTCTGAACGGGGAGCACGCGCATCCTGGAACTGCCACGTGCAGAGCCGGGAGAGAGGACCTGGCTTCTCTCAGAAAGGAGAGCTGCCCACGACAGAGGGTTCCAGATGGCCTCAGAGACGGGCTGGAGGATGCCTCCCAGCTCCCTGTTGCTCCCACTGGGGACCAGCCACAGCAGGCTTTGCCCCCACTGCCCTCCAAAACCCCAGAACCTGAGAGATTAGCTGAGCAGCCTGCGTTGCATCCGGAAGGTAGAACTGAATGTGGGTCTGGTGGCACTTCCTGGGAAAGGAGTGATGAGGAGCAAGGACCCACCATCCCCACAGAGAACAGTCCTGGTCAGGCTCTAGCAGGGGATGTTGGATTAGGAGAAGGAACCGGCCAGGCCCTAGACAGCGACAGTAATCTCACCGTGAAGGATCCTGTGAATGTGACCCCCAGTTCCATCCCTGAATCATCATTGGCCGGTTGCCTACAGGACAGACCATTGGATGACAAATCAGGACTTGATGGCTCGGGCCCACCCACGAGGGAAAGTACTACTAGCCAAGAAAACTTGAAAATGGAGGCTCCTGTCTCCACCGGTGCTGCTCCTTGGATACCTGGCCTGTTAAACGACGAGGCAGTGGGACAGCCTGAACCCACCTTGAGAGAAGATGTCCTGTCTGTTAAGCCCCAGGTCGGAGAGGAGTGGGAGAAAGCTGCTCCCCTCATCGTGGCGTCGCCTGGGGGGTTGACAGCTGAGGAGGGTCTGGATCCCCCCGACAGCTTGGCCTCACTCTGGATCGTGCCAGCTCAAGGGTGCATTGATAGCACCAGCCGCGACCGCAGGTGGCTGGAAGGTGAAAAGCCGAAAATCAATGGAGACTCTGAAGCCCTGAGTCCTCACAGTGAGTCCACAGACACGGCCTCTGACTTCGAAGGCCACTTTTCTGAGGACAGCAGTGAGGCCGAGCCTCGTGAAGCCACAGTGCCGAAGACGTCCTCAGCCGTGGAGCAGGGTGAGAGACGTGATGGGAACCGCTCCGCCTCACTCTCCAAGGCGAGGGGTGACCTGAGTCTGGTCACAAGGACAGACGGGATGGTTGCTCCTCAGAGCTGGGTGTCTCGAGTGTGTGCAGTTCCCCCAAAGGTCCCGGATTCCCTGCTCCCGGCCAGTACCGAGTACCAGCCGAGGCCTCTGTCCCTGGGCAGGCCTGTGGCCTCAGTGGAGGCCACTAACCCCCTCGTGCTGCAGTTGCTGCAGGGCAGCTTGCCCCTAGAGAGGGTTTTTCCTCCAGCCCATGGTGGCAGCAAACCCACATCCCCACGATTCCCACTTCCGAAAGAGCAGAACCATGGCGGCGCCCTGGGTGTGGGATCTCTGCAAGATCCTGGGGAAAGCAGTTGCGAGGTTGGCAGGAGCAGTCCCAGTTCCTCCAGAGCTTCGAAGGAGGCCCTTCTACCTGAGAGCCGTGAAGCAAGCGCTGGCCTTGCCAGGCTGGAGGCCACCACCCAGGTTCCTGGAGGGCCCCCAAACATTTCCAAGAACGCCCGAAGTTTAGATTCCCTGTATCCAGTGACAAGTCCTACTGCCTCTGGGAAAGTGGAAGAAGTGGATTCCAAAAAGCAGTTTTCTCCCTTTAGTTGTGAAGATCGGAAGGAAGCCCGTGACCTGTCCCAGTGCAGTAACTCAAGTGCTGACCCAGGCATGAGTCTGAGAAATCTCACTACCTCGAGAGCCCCTTGTTTCTCATCTCCAAATGTGGTCTCCTTGGGTTCCGATCAGGCAGGTCGGGCCCTGGATGATCAGAACAGTGCTGGAGGCCAAGGGAAGAAGCTCTTTGGCTCCAAGGATGAGGCTGCAGCCCTTGAGTGCCCCCGGCCTGTGGAGCCAGCGCCTCTGTCTGCCAGTgcccctcctgctttccccagtAGGAAGTCGGGGCCAGGCAAAAACTCTGTGTCTGGTGGGGTgcagactgccagggaagactGGGCTCCAAAGCCACCACCTGCCTCTGTTGGCAGCATCAAGAGTGAGAAGACGTTTGGTGGGGGACCTCTCAAGGCGAACGCAGAGAACAGAAATGCAGCAGGACCCGGTCCTCGGGAGCTGGTGGATCACTTGCAAGGGATGCCCTTTGTCCTTGATTTGCCCTTCTGGAAATTACCCCGAGAGCCTGGGAAAGGGCTCAGTCAGCCTCTGGagccttcttccatcccctcccaACTCAACATCAAACAGGCATTTTATGGGAAGCTTTCCAAACTTCAGCTAAGTTCCACCAGCTTTAATTATTCCTCCGGCTCCTCCACCTTTCCCAAAGGCCTTGCCGGAAGTGTGGTGCAGCTGAGCCACAAAGCAAACTTTGGTGCAAGCCACAGTGCATCACTCTCCCTGCAGATGTTCACTGACAGCAGCACGGTGGAGAGCATCTCGCTGCAGTGTGCGTGCAGCCTGAAAGCCATGATCATGTGCCAGGGCTGTGGTGCGTTCTGTCACGATGACTGTATTGGACCCTCAAAGCTCTGTGTATTGTGCCTTGTGGTGAGATAA
- the ASXL1 gene encoding polycomb group protein ASXL1 isoform X3 yields the protein MKDKQKRKKERTWAEAARLVLENYSDAPMTPKQILQVIEAEGLKEMSVIIVLFVLFCFYGLFPVMLLSVLLLDRYAYRSGTSPLACLNAMLHSNSRGGEGLFYKLPGRISLFTLKKDALQWSRSPAAVEGEEPEDTADVESCGSNEASTVSGENDVSLDETSSNASCSTESQSRPLSNPRDSYRASSQANKQKKKTGVMLPRVVLTPLKVNGAHVESASGFSGRHADGESGSPSSSSSGSLALGSAAIRGQAEVARDPAPLLRGFRKPATGQMKRNRGEEIDFETPGSILVNTNLRALINSRTFHALPSHFQQQLLFLLPEVDRQVGTDGLLRLSSSALNNEFFTHAAQSWRERLADGEFTHEMQVRIRQEMEKEKKVEQWKEKFFEDYYGQKLGLTREESLQQNLGQEEAEIKSDLRVSGESTRPQRGPATRQRDGHFKKRSRPDLRTRARRNLYKKQEPEQAEIAKDTQSMAPDTPLYKDVEAKTDAAGVGGPHPPGASSAAPSPESSEFPAETAASRLQPNLDDLVRVSASPDRIPSLPQEPVDPEPKDQKRKSFEQAASASFPEKKPRLEDRQSFRNTIESVHAEKPQPTKEEPKVPPIRIQLSRIKPPWVVKGQPAYQICPRIVPITESSCRGWTGARTLADIKARALQVRGARGHHCHREAATAAIGGGGGPGGGGGGATDEGGGRGGGSGDGGEACGHPEPRGAPSPPGECASDLQRTQLLPPCPLNGEHAHPGTATCRAGREDLASLRKESCPRQRVPDGLRDGLEDASQLPVAPTGDQPQQALPPLPSKTPEPERLAEQPALHPEGRTECGSGGTSWERSDEEQGPTIPTENSPGQALAGDVGLGEGTGQALDSDSNLTVKDPVNVTPSSIPESSLAGCLQDRPLDDKSGLDGSGPPTRESTTSQENLKMEAPVSTGAAPWIPGLLNDEAVGQPEPTLREDVLSVKPQVGEEWEKAAPLIVASPGGLTAEEGLDPPDSLASLWIVPAQGCIDSTSRDRRWLEGEKPKINGDSEALSPHSESTDTASDFEGHFSEDSSEAEPREATVPKTSSAVEQGERRDGNRSASLSKARGDLSLVTRTDGMVAPQSWVSRVCAVPPKVPDSLLPASTEYQPRPLSLGRPVASVEATNPLVLQLLQGSLPLERVFPPAHGGSKPTSPRFPLPKEQNHGGALGVGSLQDPGESSCEVGRSSPSSSRASKEALLPESREASAGLARLEATTQVPGGPPNISKNARSLDSLYPVTSPTASGKVEEVDSKKQFSPFSCEDRKEARDLSQCSNSSADPGMSLRNLTTSRAPCFSSPNVVSLGSDQAGRALDDQNSAGGQGKKLFGSKDEAAALECPRPVEPAPLSASAPPAFPSRKSGPGKNSVSGGVQTAREDWAPKPPPASVGSIKSEKTFGGGPLKANAENRNAAGPGPRELVDHLQGMPFVLDLPFWKLPREPGKGLSQPLEPSSIPSQLNIKQAFYGKLSKLQLSSTSFNYSSGSSTFPKGLAGSVVQLSHKANFGASHSASLSLQMFTDSSTVESISLQCACSLKAMIMCQGCGAFCHDDCIGPSKLCVLCLVVR from the exons AAGGATGCCCTGCAGTGGTCTCGCAGTCCGGCTGCAGTGGAGGGAGAGGAGCCAGAGGACACAGCTGATGTGGAGAGCTGTGGATCTAATGAAGCCAGCACTGTGAGTGGTGAAAATGATG tttctcttgATGAAACATCTTCTAATGCTTCCTGTTCTACAGAATCTCAGAGTCGGCCTCTTTCCAATCCCAGGGACAGCTACAGAGCTTCCTCACAG GcaaacaagcagaagaaaaagacCGGGGTGATGCTGCCTCGAGTTGTCCTGACTCCTCTGAAGGTAAACGGGGCCCACGTGGAATCTGCATCAG GGTTCTCAGGCCGCCACGCCGATGGCGAGAGCGGCAGCCcgtccagcagcagcagcggctctCTGGCCCTGGGCAGTGCTGCTATTCGTGGCCAGGCTGAGGTCGCCCGGGACCCTGCCCCGCTCCTGAGAGGCTTCCGGAAGCCAGCCACAG GTCAAATGAAGCGCAACAGAGGGGAAGAGATAGATTTTGAGACGCCTGGGTCCATTCTTGTCAACACCAACCTCCGGGCCCTGATCAACTCTCGGACCTTCCATGCCCTGCCGTCCCACTTCCAGCAacagctcctcttcctcctgcctgaaGTGGACAGACAG GTGGGGACCGATGGCCTGTTGCGTCTCAGCAGCAGTGCACTGAACAATGAGTTTTTCACCCACGCGGCTCAGAGCTGGCGGGAACGCCTGGCTGATG GTGAATTCACTCATGAGATGCAAGTCAGGATACGACaggaaatggagaaggaaaagaaggtggAACAATGGAAAGAAAAGTTCTTCGAAGACTACTATGGACAGAA ATTGGGTTTAACCAGAGAAGAGTCATTGCAGCAGAACTTGGGCCAGGAGGAGGCTGAAATCAAGAGTGACTTACGTGTCTCAGGAGAATCAACACGACCGCAGCGTGGCCCGGCTACCCGGCAGCGAGATGGGCATTTCAAGAAACGCTCTCGGCCAGATCTCCGAACCAGAGCCCGAAGGAATCTGTACAAGAAACAGGAGCCAGAACAAGCAGAGATTGCTAAAGACACGCAGTCTATGGCACCAGACACCCCCCTCTACAAGGATGTGGAGGCTAAGACCGATGCAGCAGGGGTGGGCGGGCCCCACCCGCCTGGCGCGTCCTCCGCAGCACCCAGCCCAGAGAGCTCTGAATTCCCAGCGGAAACTGCGGCTTCCCGGCTCCAGCCTAATCTAGATGACCTGGTGCGTGTCTCCGCGTCTCCAGACAGGATTCCCAGCTTGCCTCAGGAGCCCGTGGATCCGGAACCCAAGGACCAGAAGAGGAAATCCTTTGAGCAGGCGGCCTCTGCATCCTTTCCCGAAAAGAAGCCCCGGCTTGAAGATCGTCAGTCCTTTCGTAACACAATTGAAAGTGTTCACGCCGAAAAGCCACAGCCCACCAAAGAGGAGCCCAAAGTCCCGCCCATCCGG ATTCAACTTTCACGTATCAAACCACCCTGGGTGGTTAAAGGTCAGCCCGCTTACCAGATATGCCCCCGCATCGTCCCCATCACGGAGTCCTCCTGCCGGGGCTGGACTGGCGCCAGGACCCTTGCAGACattaaagcccgtgctctgcaggtCCGAGGGGCGAGAGGCCACCACTGCCATCGAGAGGCGGCCACCGCTGCCATCGGAGGGGGGGGTGGCCCGGGTGGAGGTGGCGGCGGGGCCACCGATGAGGGAGGTGGCAGAGGCGGcggcagtggtgatggtggtgaggcCTGTGGCCACCCTGAGCCCAGGGGAGCCCCGAGTCCCCCTGGAGAGTGTGCGTCAGATCTACAGCGAACACAACTACTGCCGCCTTGTCCTCTGAACGGGGAGCACGCGCATCCTGGAACTGCCACGTGCAGAGCCGGGAGAGAGGACCTGGCTTCTCTCAGAAAGGAGAGCTGCCCACGACAGAGGGTTCCAGATGGCCTCAGAGACGGGCTGGAGGATGCCTCCCAGCTCCCTGTTGCTCCCACTGGGGACCAGCCACAGCAGGCTTTGCCCCCACTGCCCTCCAAAACCCCAGAACCTGAGAGATTAGCTGAGCAGCCTGCGTTGCATCCGGAAGGTAGAACTGAATGTGGGTCTGGTGGCACTTCCTGGGAAAGGAGTGATGAGGAGCAAGGACCCACCATCCCCACAGAGAACAGTCCTGGTCAGGCTCTAGCAGGGGATGTTGGATTAGGAGAAGGAACCGGCCAGGCCCTAGACAGCGACAGTAATCTCACCGTGAAGGATCCTGTGAATGTGACCCCCAGTTCCATCCCTGAATCATCATTGGCCGGTTGCCTACAGGACAGACCATTGGATGACAAATCAGGACTTGATGGCTCGGGCCCACCCACGAGGGAAAGTACTACTAGCCAAGAAAACTTGAAAATGGAGGCTCCTGTCTCCACCGGTGCTGCTCCTTGGATACCTGGCCTGTTAAACGACGAGGCAGTGGGACAGCCTGAACCCACCTTGAGAGAAGATGTCCTGTCTGTTAAGCCCCAGGTCGGAGAGGAGTGGGAGAAAGCTGCTCCCCTCATCGTGGCGTCGCCTGGGGGGTTGACAGCTGAGGAGGGTCTGGATCCCCCCGACAGCTTGGCCTCACTCTGGATCGTGCCAGCTCAAGGGTGCATTGATAGCACCAGCCGCGACCGCAGGTGGCTGGAAGGTGAAAAGCCGAAAATCAATGGAGACTCTGAAGCCCTGAGTCCTCACAGTGAGTCCACAGACACGGCCTCTGACTTCGAAGGCCACTTTTCTGAGGACAGCAGTGAGGCCGAGCCTCGTGAAGCCACAGTGCCGAAGACGTCCTCAGCCGTGGAGCAGGGTGAGAGACGTGATGGGAACCGCTCCGCCTCACTCTCCAAGGCGAGGGGTGACCTGAGTCTGGTCACAAGGACAGACGGGATGGTTGCTCCTCAGAGCTGGGTGTCTCGAGTGTGTGCAGTTCCCCCAAAGGTCCCGGATTCCCTGCTCCCGGCCAGTACCGAGTACCAGCCGAGGCCTCTGTCCCTGGGCAGGCCTGTGGCCTCAGTGGAGGCCACTAACCCCCTCGTGCTGCAGTTGCTGCAGGGCAGCTTGCCCCTAGAGAGGGTTTTTCCTCCAGCCCATGGTGGCAGCAAACCCACATCCCCACGATTCCCACTTCCGAAAGAGCAGAACCATGGCGGCGCCCTGGGTGTGGGATCTCTGCAAGATCCTGGGGAAAGCAGTTGCGAGGTTGGCAGGAGCAGTCCCAGTTCCTCCAGAGCTTCGAAGGAGGCCCTTCTACCTGAGAGCCGTGAAGCAAGCGCTGGCCTTGCCAGGCTGGAGGCCACCACCCAGGTTCCTGGAGGGCCCCCAAACATTTCCAAGAACGCCCGAAGTTTAGATTCCCTGTATCCAGTGACAAGTCCTACTGCCTCTGGGAAAGTGGAAGAAGTGGATTCCAAAAAGCAGTTTTCTCCCTTTAGTTGTGAAGATCGGAAGGAAGCCCGTGACCTGTCCCAGTGCAGTAACTCAAGTGCTGACCCAGGCATGAGTCTGAGAAATCTCACTACCTCGAGAGCCCCTTGTTTCTCATCTCCAAATGTGGTCTCCTTGGGTTCCGATCAGGCAGGTCGGGCCCTGGATGATCAGAACAGTGCTGGAGGCCAAGGGAAGAAGCTCTTTGGCTCCAAGGATGAGGCTGCAGCCCTTGAGTGCCCCCGGCCTGTGGAGCCAGCGCCTCTGTCTGCCAGTgcccctcctgctttccccagtAGGAAGTCGGGGCCAGGCAAAAACTCTGTGTCTGGTGGGGTgcagactgccagggaagactGGGCTCCAAAGCCACCACCTGCCTCTGTTGGCAGCATCAAGAGTGAGAAGACGTTTGGTGGGGGACCTCTCAAGGCGAACGCAGAGAACAGAAATGCAGCAGGACCCGGTCCTCGGGAGCTGGTGGATCACTTGCAAGGGATGCCCTTTGTCCTTGATTTGCCCTTCTGGAAATTACCCCGAGAGCCTGGGAAAGGGCTCAGTCAGCCTCTGGagccttcttccatcccctcccaACTCAACATCAAACAGGCATTTTATGGGAAGCTTTCCAAACTTCAGCTAAGTTCCACCAGCTTTAATTATTCCTCCGGCTCCTCCACCTTTCCCAAAGGCCTTGCCGGAAGTGTGGTGCAGCTGAGCCACAAAGCAAACTTTGGTGCAAGCCACAGTGCATCACTCTCCCTGCAGATGTTCACTGACAGCAGCACGGTGGAGAGCATCTCGCTGCAGTGTGCGTGCAGCCTGAAAGCCATGATCATGTGCCAGGGCTGTGGTGCGTTCTGTCACGATGACTGTATTGGACCCTCAAAGCTCTGTGTATTGTGCCTTGTGGTGAGATAA